From the Lepus europaeus isolate LE1 chromosome 12, mLepTim1.pri, whole genome shotgun sequence genome, one window contains:
- the LOC133771988 gene encoding spermatogenesis-associated protein 31D1-like — protein sequence MASSASVIKTSFTVTSGHSKTHPRGQKSASLRVPSPPPPSTVSLNHVASLPDLLSPDPPADSVPSEPIPPLASKLPVDPFPPQPVALCPPTPHQSQRSDHDLHPEIALSVMNSPDGLSTDAPTVSEIDHSMPESSWQQAHVKDAKDLSSSNIEQDSIKHELLDGQSSETSCTECTSNFVEPTNCLLLSHDNLVLLEKQVKKKGDFLIQKERENKMEPFLKQLGSANSKGKPEELQMNQQYFWGLPSLHSESLCSIICHSDDCPSTLVIFNGISKASTSQGSLGLSNSQPLIFPEIQTQPSTKTVSQSQSQHATPAQSQSNLQSPIPMLPTSPDFQLRICGVCFHRPHNEAQCLMQSELHQLEYNVLQKEQERLWGLPSMVQTSREYLCPPPPNVSLVSQSSKIHVPISIIPGDYPLSSELRKKFEYHLRKRLIQHRWGLPRRVHESLTLINPERDVPEIYASKSFHRLKWISLLKEQSSKNLRNSESSQLPISDETSSEEFQSDDKEKDHQRHSPKNGPSDHLLSDPEGYSDNSLGSDSDKDQGSHTVSLYENDSRASGINIINQKELENALKEHLNKKIEEINEGRLPETVHSSWHALKQTISFAEKSHSEKQIDGASSVRNFSLNTSQEIYFLASGKQKMLEDHISSFYIRMKCGLPTRVLESIQIFSNREDSPSSLGHSYRSSQDSLSSGMHSKVMVSKSLGRSSTALCRDKLKIIKSAPNLDHLLPAASLVGKGGQGDLRPLSPEEKQEHASVQIKDGRQTCLCIADKEIRKQTGPDNRHSPVLVSTSHDGTGPEPKDKRVSSSNKGERLQAPKVKTSEYFPRFNKSREIFKAKELFALQSKSANALTTNKSGDSAAVDEKTKKEKTTLATEIPSPTSFSQDPKLSDFRKHLLSELKLKLENRDHSPVQGQSTDTAVASDNLISKTLLTSAQGVSNGNMAGSQVMHVHLDNTPVSMEQHQEPWVPKPILQNFWDKNVPPNSKRLHHLRPKTGELGEGDAGLGTPQPSRKSCPGQDRALKKMLGSRSSPTSSLKDKPPPENLIQKQIKKFLQWICPVSTNRGQESFLGKGTSPPLSVKSQSKVNSRAASTRNTKTLQVKTDIGKVLDVKPGSSHGVRITCPQESRSSPTKPVKTLKAQLQAQADTVQGHSFNYKTSSCKMNNAKSYSQEAPLADQNYPSKYTLTKDRVRQPQKVVAFKDQPLSQRHPASMPNKEFLPHPNHTCRRQASQVSPTTPTFSEGTVLGDLYLLFRHKMLLQHFQGGRFPPPK from the coding sequence ATGGCTTCCTCAGCTTCTGTGATTAAGACCTCATTCACTGTGACATCTGGCCACTCAAAAACTCATCCAAGAGGCCAAAAATCAGCCTCTTTGCGTGTGCCATCTCCGCCTCCCCCTTCTACTGTCTCACTTAACCATGTTGCTTCTTTACCTGATTTACTGTCCCCTGATCCACCAGCTGACTCAGTACCATCAGAGCCTATTCCTCCCTTGGCTTCAAAACTCCCAGTGGACCCTTTCCCACCCCAACCTGTTGCTCTTTGCCCTCCCACACCACATCAATCTCAGAGATCAGATCATGATCTCCATCCAGAGATTGCTCTGTCTGTAATGAATAGCCCTGATGGGTTGTCAACTGATGCTCCAACAGTCAGTGAAATTGACCATTCAATGCCAGAATCATCCTGGCAGCAGGCCCATGTCAAGGATGCCAAAGACTTGTCCTCTTCCAACATAGAACAAGATAGTATAAAGCATGAGCTTCTTGATGGCCAGTCTTCTGAGACCTCTTGCACAGAATGTACATCCAACTTTGTAGAACCCACTAACTGCTTGTTACTCAGCCATGACAATCTGGTACTCTTGGAGAAACAAGTAAAAAAGAAGGGTGACTTCCTGAtccaaaaggaaagggaaaataaaatggaaccaTTTCTAAAACAACTAGGTTCAGCAAACAGCAAAGGCAAACCAGAGGAGCTGCAGATGAACCAGCAATACTTTTGGGGTCTTCCATCTTTGCACAGTGAGTCCCTGTGCTCAATTATCTGTCATTCAGATGACTGTCCCTCTACTTTGGTCATCTTTAATGGAATCTCCAAAGCTTCCACATCTCAAGGATCTTTAGGACTTTCCAATTCCCAACCTCTGATCTTTCCTGAGATCCAAACTCAACCCTCAACTAAAACTGTCTCCCAATCACAGTCACAACATGCTACTCCGGCCCAGTCTCAGTCCAACCTTCAATCTCCAATCCCAATGCTTCCAACATCTCCCGATTTCCAGCTTAGGATCTGTGGAGTGTGCTTCCATAGACCCCATAATGAGGCACAGTGTCTCATGCAATCTGAACTTCATCAGCTAGAATACAATGTGCTACAGAAAGAACAGGAACGTTTGTGGGGTTTACCCTCTATGGTCCAAACATCTCGGGAATACCTTTGTCCTCCCCCTCCCAATGTTTCATTGGTGAGCCAGTCCTCCAAAATCCATGTTCCAATCTCCATCATTCCTGGAGATTACCCTCTGAGCAGCGAGCTTCGTAAGAAATTTGAATACCACCTTAGAAAGAGACTCATTCAACACCGATGGGGCCTACCCCGCAGGGTCCATGAGTCTCTGACACTGATTAATCCTGAGAGAGATGTTCCTGAAATATATGCATCAAAGAGTTTTCACAGACTCAAATGGATATCTTTGTTGAAGGAACAGAGTAGCAAAAATTTAAGGAATTCTGAATCGAGCCAACTTCCAATCTCCGATGAGACAAGCTCAGAAGAGTTTCAGTCAGATGACAAAGAGAAGGACCATCAGAGACACAGCCCAAAGAATGGCCCTAGTGATCATCTATTGAGTGACCCAGAAGGATACTCAGATAACAGTTTAGGGTCTGACTCTGATAAAGATCAAGGAAGTCATACAGTGAGTCTGTATGAAAATGATTCAAGGGCCTCAgggataaatataataaatcagaaagaactagaaaatgcactcaaagaacatttaaataagaaaattgaagaaataaatgaggGTAGACTTCCTGAGACTGTTCATAGTTCATGGCATGCCCTTAAGCAGACAATATCTTTTGCTGAGAAATCTCACAGTGAAAAACAGATAGATGGGGCATCATCTGTGAGAAACTTTAGCTTGAACACTTCCCAGGAGATTTATTTCTTGGCTTCTGGCAAACAGAAGATGCTGGAAGACCATATAAGCAGTTTCTACATAAGGATGAAGTGTGGCCTTCCCACCAGGGTCCTTGAATCCATACAGATCTTCAGCAACAGAGAGGACTCACCTTCTTCCTTAGGCCATTCCTATCGTTCCTCCCAAGATAGCCTTAGTTCTGGGATGCATTCCAAAGTTATGGTATCCAAGTCACTTGGTAGGAGCTCTACAGCTTTGTGTAGAGACAAATTGAAGATAATAAAGTCAGCACCCAATCTGGATCATCTCCTTCCTGCTGCATCACTTGTAGGGAAGGGAGGACAGGGGGACCTGAGACCACTGTCCCCAGAGGAAAAACAGGAGCATGCAAGTGTTCAGATTAAGGATGGCAGACAGACTTGTCTGTGCATCgcagataaagaaattaggaaacAGACCGGACCAGACAATAGGCACAGCCCAGTGCTGGTGTCCACAAGTCATGATGGGACTGGACCTGAGCCAAAGGATAAGAGAGTGAGTTCCAGCAACAAAGGAGAAAGGCTTCAGGCTCCCAAAGTAAAGACTTCAGAATACTTCCCAAGGTTTAACAAGTCTAGAGAGATATTTAAGGCCAAGGAGCTCTTTGCTCTTCAATCAAAATCTGCCAATGCCTTGACAACCAACAAGTCAGGGGACTCTGCAGCAGtagatgagaaaacaaagaaagaaaaaactaccCTGGCTACTGAAATTCCTTCACCAACATCATTTTCCCAGGATCCTAAACTATCAGACTTTAGAAAGCacttgctgagtgaattaaagCTGAAATTGGAGAACAGGGATCATAGCCCTGTTCAAGGCCAGTCCACGGATACGGCTGTTGCCTCAGATAACTTGATTTCCAAAACCTTGCTGACTAGTGCCCAGGGTGTCTCCAATGGGAACATGGCAGGTTCTCAGGTAATGCATGTACATTTGGACAACACACCAGTCAGCATGGAACAGCATCAGGAGCCCTGGGTCCCTAAGCCTATCCTGCAGAATTTCTGGGATAAGAATGTCCCACCAAATTCAAAGCGACTGCATCATTTACGGCCCAAAACAGGAGAGCTTGGTGAAGGGGATGCAGGGTTGGGGACACCACAACCCAGTAGGAAGAGCTGCCCTGGTCAAGACAGGGCATTAAAGAAGATGCTTGGAAGCAGATCTTCCCCAACCTCATCACTGAAGGATAAGCCTCCTCCTGAAAATCTGatccaaaaacaaataaagaaatttttgcaATGGATTTGTCCTGTCAGTACAAACAGAGGGCAAGAAAGTTTTCTTGGAAAGGGGACCTCCCCACCATTATCCGTGAAGAGCCAAAGCAAAGTTAATAGTAGAGCTGCCTCTACTAGGAACACCAAAACTCTGCAAGTGAAGACAGACATTGGCAAGGTGTTAGATGTGAAACCAGGGAGTAGCCATGGTGTCAGAATCACCTGCCCCCAAGAATCACGTTCCTCTCCGACAAAGCCTGTGAAAACTCTTAAGGCACAATTACAGGCCCAGGCAGATACTGTCCAGGGACATTCTTTTAACTACAAAACTTCCTCCTGTAAAATGAATAATGCAAAGTCCTATAGCCAAGAAGCACCCTTGGCTGACCAAAATTACCCATCAAAGTATACACTGACCAAAGACAGGGTGAGACAGCCCCAGAAAGTTGTGGCATTCAAGGATCAGCCACTATCGCAGAGGCATCCGGCATCCATGCCCAATAAAGAGTTCCTGCCCCATCCAAACCATACCTGTAGGCGTCAAGCCAGCCAGGTGTCTCCAACCACACCTACATTTTCTGAAGGCACTGTATTGGGAGATCTGTATCTACTCTTCAGACATAAAATGCTCCTTCAGCATTTCCAGGGAGGAAGATTTCCTCCTCCCAAATAG